The Planococcus liqunii genome includes a region encoding these proteins:
- a CDS encoding GDP-mannose 4,6-dehydratase, whose product MQYNLLNPGKIYLVTGAAGFIGYYLSKKLLNQGCKVIGIDNLNDYYDVNLKHERLKQLEPFGNFTFIKGDISDKQLIDNLFVEYKPNIVVNLAAQAGVRYSIENPDVYIQSNIIGFYNILEACRFHPVDHLLYASSSSVYGANKKVPFEETDFVDNPVSLYASTKKSNELMAHTYSHLYKIPATGLRFFTVYGPMGRPDMAYFGFTNKFFGDEEIKIFNNGDFEKDLYRDFTYVDDIVEGIERLLSNPSIEEDQVPHRIFNIGNSNPEKLMVFIETLEKCLSNTLGKKAEFKKKFEPIKPGDVPATFASTALLEKAVGFKPKTSIEEGLQQFVDWYCDYYKVM is encoded by the coding sequence TTGCAGTACAATCTTCTAAATCCTGGTAAGATTTATTTAGTTACTGGTGCAGCTGGATTCATCGGATATTATCTTTCTAAAAAGCTTTTAAACCAGGGTTGCAAAGTCATCGGTATTGATAATTTAAACGATTATTATGATGTTAACCTTAAACATGAACGCTTAAAGCAATTAGAGCCTTTTGGAAATTTCACTTTTATAAAAGGTGATATTTCAGATAAACAATTGATTGATAATCTTTTTGTAGAATACAAGCCTAATATTGTTGTAAATCTGGCTGCCCAGGCAGGTGTTCGCTACTCTATAGAAAATCCGGATGTTTATATTCAAAGTAATATTATTGGTTTCTATAACATTCTGGAAGCTTGCCGATTCCATCCGGTTGATCATTTACTTTATGCATCTTCGAGCTCCGTATACGGCGCCAATAAAAAGGTTCCATTTGAAGAAACCGATTTTGTCGATAATCCGGTTTCTCTATATGCCTCAACTAAAAAGTCTAATGAGTTAATGGCTCATACATATAGTCATCTATATAAAATTCCGGCTACGGGACTCCGCTTCTTCACTGTTTATGGTCCAATGGGGCGACCGGATATGGCGTATTTTGGATTTACTAATAAGTTTTTTGGAGATGAAGAGATTAAAATTTTCAATAATGGTGATTTCGAAAAAGATCTTTATCGTGATTTTACTTATGTAGATGATATTGTGGAAGGCATTGAAAGACTATTGTCTAATCCTTCTATTGAAGAAGATCAGGTTCCGCATAGAATCTTCAATATTGGCAATAGCAATCCGGAAAAACTAATGGTATTTATTGAGACGCTTGAAAAGTGCTTAAGTAATACATTAGGCAAGAAAGCTGAATTTAAAAAGAAATTTGAACCGATCAAGCCTGGTGATGTTCCAGCAACATTTGCATCTACCGCTTTGTTAGAAAAGGCTGTTGGATTTAAGCCTAAAACTTCTATTGAAGAAGGACTGCAGCAGTTTGTTGATTGGTACTGTGATTATTATAAAGTAATGTGA
- a CDS encoding UDP-glucose dehydrogenase family protein: protein MTNITVAGTGYVGLVAGVCFAEMGHQVLCVDIDENKVKAMRAGISPIYEKDLKDLMRKNYAAGRIDYTTDFKAAYKEADAVFIGVGTPENEDGSANLSYIATVARQIAENVEKDCLIVVKSTVPVGTNDKVEQFINDFLVNDVRVEVASNPEFLAQGSAVHDTLYAKRIIIGTESEWAKNLLKKIYEPFNLPIVAVNRRSAEMIKYASNDFLALKISYMNDIANLCELVGADVQDVAQGMSFDDRIGSKFLNAGIGYGGSCFPKDTKALDYLATQNGYELKTIKAAIDVNKDQKTLLYKKASNRLITFNGLKVAVLGLTFKPGTDDLREAPSLENVPLLLAQGADIYAFDPVGKDNFAKLYPEGSNGRGTITYVQNAEAALEDANVCFIFTEWGEVKAVQPVAFKMLMRTPLVYDGRNLHNVERMEEAGVEYYSVGRAPANKNGLKELKKVAVQSSKSW from the coding sequence ATGACTAATATAACTGTAGCAGGAACTGGTTATGTCGGTTTAGTAGCTGGTGTTTGTTTTGCAGAAATGGGGCATCAAGTCCTTTGTGTTGATATAGATGAAAATAAAGTTAAGGCGATGAGAGCCGGGATTTCACCGATTTATGAAAAAGATTTAAAAGATTTAATGCGAAAAAATTATGCAGCTGGAAGAATTGATTATACTACCGATTTTAAGGCTGCTTATAAAGAAGCGGATGCAGTATTTATAGGAGTCGGTACGCCTGAAAATGAAGATGGTTCAGCAAATCTCTCATACATAGCTACCGTTGCAAGACAAATTGCTGAGAATGTAGAGAAAGATTGTTTAATTGTAGTTAAATCAACAGTTCCTGTTGGTACGAATGACAAGGTTGAACAGTTTATCAATGATTTCTTAGTAAATGATGTAAGAGTAGAAGTGGCTTCTAACCCTGAATTTTTGGCTCAAGGCTCCGCCGTGCATGATACTTTATACGCAAAACGTATTATTATTGGTACTGAAAGCGAATGGGCGAAAAATCTTTTAAAGAAAATCTATGAACCATTCAATTTACCAATTGTAGCAGTAAATAGACGTTCAGCTGAAATGATAAAATATGCATCTAACGACTTCCTTGCACTAAAGATTTCTTATATGAATGATATTGCTAACCTATGTGAGTTAGTTGGAGCGGATGTCCAAGATGTAGCTCAGGGCATGAGCTTTGATGATCGTATTGGAAGTAAATTCTTGAATGCTGGTATTGGTTATGGTGGGTCTTGTTTCCCTAAAGACACGAAAGCATTGGACTATTTAGCGACTCAAAACGGCTATGAATTGAAAACGATTAAAGCTGCAATTGATGTAAACAAAGACCAAAAGACTTTGTTGTATAAGAAAGCTAGCAATAGATTGATTACTTTTAACGGTCTTAAAGTGGCTGTGCTAGGATTAACTTTTAAACCTGGAACAGACGATTTAAGAGAAGCACCATCACTTGAGAATGTCCCTTTATTATTGGCGCAAGGCGCAGATATTTATGCATTCGATCCAGTTGGGAAAGATAACTTTGCCAAGCTTTATCCGGAAGGATCAAATGGCAGAGGGACTATCACTTATGTGCAAAATGCAGAAGCGGCTTTGGAAGATGCGAATGTATGCTTTATCTTTACTGAATGGGGAGAAGTAAAAGCAGTGCAGCCGGTAGCCTTTAAAATGTTGATGAGAACTCCTTTAGTTTATGACGGTCGAAACCTTCATAATGTTGAAAGAATGGAAGAAGCAGGAGTTGAATATTATTCTGTAGGAAGAGCGCCAGCAAACAAAAATGGATTGAAGGAGTTGAAGAAAGTTGCAGTACAATCTTCTAAATCCTGGTAA
- a CDS encoding oligosaccharide flippase family protein, giving the protein MSFKILNENNSSKQIKIGAIISYLAIFLNVVAGLIYTPWMISVIGQSDYGIYTLGMSLIGFFVMDFGLGAAISKFISNYLANNKREEIERLLGIIFKLYLILDSILFIILLVVYFLLDILYSNFTSDQLEKIKLVYIMVGLFSIVSFPFTAFNGILISYERFVFIKLCDITLKLLTIFMMVIVLLLGYKLYALVAVNALVGIFVIIIKYFYLKKHRMLKTDFNYKNKALLKEIFNFAMWDSIILIASRFIINITSPVLGAFSGTIQISIFAIGSLIEGYTYTVANALNGLFLPKISRILVSDNQKEELEKLMIKIGRIQFFIVGLLVVGYIVLGKEFIELWLGDNFKSSYYVALLMLIPSLVTLTQEIARTTLIATNNIKYRAIVTIGTGIVSLIMLLIFAERWGAIGAAFSISVASILGYVIAMNIVYYKVLKINIIKFFIECHFKMSMPFILTLILGFIGNSFITISNVSIFSLKVFIIVAIYFILMWIISLNYFEKKLFKDTMKKIIQKTRR; this is encoded by the coding sequence GTGAGCTTTAAAATACTTAATGAAAATAATAGCTCTAAACAAATCAAAATAGGAGCTATAATTTCCTATCTTGCCATATTTTTAAATGTTGTAGCAGGATTAATATATACGCCTTGGATGATTAGCGTAATTGGCCAATCAGATTATGGAATATACACATTAGGCATGTCCCTTATAGGTTTTTTTGTTATGGATTTCGGATTAGGAGCTGCTATATCAAAGTTCATTTCAAATTATTTGGCTAATAATAAAAGAGAGGAAATAGAAAGGCTCCTAGGTATTATATTCAAACTTTATTTAATATTAGATTCAATATTATTTATCATTTTGTTAGTAGTCTATTTCTTATTGGATATTTTATATAGTAATTTTACAAGTGATCAACTTGAAAAAATAAAACTTGTATATATTATGGTAGGACTTTTTAGTATAGTCTCATTTCCTTTCACAGCGTTTAATGGCATTTTAATTTCCTATGAAAGATTTGTATTTATAAAATTATGCGATATAACCTTAAAGCTTTTAACCATATTTATGATGGTTATTGTTCTTTTATTAGGATATAAACTTTATGCATTGGTTGCCGTAAATGCTTTAGTTGGAATATTTGTGATAATTATAAAGTATTTTTATTTGAAAAAACATAGGATGTTAAAAACTGATTTTAATTATAAAAATAAGGCTTTATTAAAAGAAATTTTTAACTTTGCCATGTGGGATTCAATAATACTAATAGCAAGTAGATTTATTATAAATATTACTTCTCCGGTTTTAGGAGCTTTTTCTGGTACTATTCAAATTTCAATTTTTGCCATTGGCTCATTAATAGAAGGATATACTTACACAGTGGCAAATGCTCTCAATGGTTTATTCTTGCCGAAAATAAGTAGAATTTTAGTAAGTGATAATCAAAAAGAAGAATTAGAAAAACTAATGATTAAAATAGGGAGAATTCAATTTTTTATAGTTGGATTATTAGTAGTCGGGTATATAGTTTTAGGAAAAGAATTTATAGAACTATGGTTAGGAGACAATTTTAAAAGCTCATATTACGTTGCTTTATTAATGTTAATTCCTTCATTAGTTACACTAACTCAAGAAATAGCAAGAACTACTTTAATCGCTACTAATAATATAAAGTATAGAGCTATAGTTACTATAGGCACTGGCATTGTTAGTCTAATTATGTTGCTAATTTTTGCTGAGAGGTGGGGGGCAATTGGAGCAGCATTCTCAATTTCTGTTGCGAGCATATTGGGGTACGTAATTGCTATGAATATCGTCTATTACAAAGTTTTAAAAATAAATATTATTAAATTTTTTATAGAATGTCATTTTAAAATGTCTATGCCTTTTATTCTAACTTTGATATTAGGTTTTATAGGTAACAGTTTTATAACAATTAGTAATGTTTCAATCTTTTCATTAAAGGTATTTATCATAGTTGCTATTTATTTTATTTTAATGTGGATTATTTCATTAAACTATTTTGAGAAAAAATTATTTAAAGACACGATGAAGAAAATAATTCAAAAGACAAGAAGGTGA
- a CDS encoding glycosyltransferase, producing MKKNVLFLINSLSVGGAEKVLINLLNNIDYEKFNVSLITVFSSNVLADELSNRIDYRQLFTFKNKYINGLLYKVLSKIFSSKMLYKFFIKDTYDIEVAFLEGLPTKIISGSNQNQSRRIAWVHTDLSKYLDSDYCFTNIEEQKFCYEQFDEIICVSEGTKRGFEKRFKINKIPRVCINPIDSESIQKLGSLNKNNNLVKMNEETFYYIAVGRLVKQKGFDLLIRSMHLLNADDQCKNFKLIIIGEGPERKFLAELINELNLNNAVQLLGYIKNPYPYIKNADSLVVSSKVEGYCSVIVEAFVLDTPVIAAKAVGVGEVIKNGEFGLYVENDEIALYEGMKKLLLDKSLLNHYKKQAEIKKQEYVFKQSINRMERILIGK from the coding sequence ATGAAAAAAAATGTCTTGTTTTTAATTAATAGCTTGTCCGTAGGTGGGGCTGAAAAAGTCTTGATAAATTTATTAAATAACATTGATTATGAAAAGTTCAATGTAAGTTTAATAACAGTTTTTTCTTCAAATGTATTAGCAGATGAATTGTCCAATCGTATTGATTATCGTCAACTATTTACTTTTAAAAACAAATATATAAATGGACTTTTATATAAAGTATTATCAAAAATTTTTTCATCAAAAATGCTTTATAAATTTTTTATAAAAGATACCTATGATATCGAAGTAGCGTTCTTAGAAGGCCTACCGACAAAAATAATTTCTGGTTCGAATCAAAATCAATCTAGAAGGATAGCTTGGGTTCATACGGATTTATCTAAATACCTTGATAGCGATTATTGTTTTACTAATATTGAGGAACAAAAGTTTTGCTACGAACAATTTGATGAAATTATTTGTGTATCCGAAGGAACTAAGAGAGGTTTTGAAAAGCGTTTTAAAATTAATAAAATTCCTAGAGTTTGCATTAATCCGATCGACTCAGAGAGTATTCAGAAGTTAGGAAGTTTAAATAAAAATAATAATTTAGTCAAAATGAATGAAGAAACATTTTACTATATTGCAGTAGGAAGATTAGTAAAACAAAAAGGGTTCGATCTTTTAATTCGTTCGATGCATCTATTGAATGCAGATGATCAATGTAAAAACTTTAAACTAATTATTATTGGAGAAGGTCCAGAAAGAAAGTTTTTAGCTGAATTAATCAATGAATTAAATTTAAATAATGCAGTACAACTTTTAGGATATATAAAAAATCCATATCCGTATATTAAAAATGCCGATTCTTTAGTAGTATCTTCAAAAGTTGAGGGATATTGTTCCGTAATAGTAGAAGCATTTGTCCTAGATACACCTGTAATTGCTGCAAAAGCGGTAGGGGTAGGTGAAGTAATAAAGAATGGAGAGTTTGGCTTGTATGTAGAAAATGATGAAATAGCTTTGTACGAGGGTATGAAAAAATTATTACTAGATAAAAGTTTATTGAATCATTACAAGAAACAAGCAGAAATAAAAAAACAAGAGTACGTATTCAAGCAATCAATAAACAGAATGGAGAGAATATTAATTGGAAAGTAA
- a CDS encoding EpsG family protein, translated as MIAYLLLILLWIYFYFILRVVKSNDPHKRFYEALLYGFSLFLLMGLRHSTVGSDIMQYLSTYNNSSFYSYYELLKNSEWGFEAFNIILKNFYINEQGYLLITSFLIVLAFSVFYFKYSKYIFLSFFLHLTIGLFTMSMSGIRQTLAVGIILFAFQYIIKKKFFIFSFLILLAFTFHNSAIVFFPVYFLRNIVINRKNGSVILGIVISTLLFRENLTPLIEFFMPERYTARYDVLSEAYPVNPMIVLIAILIPLVCLILWENVKNLKEKERKIYSLLFLLSCLNAFTVILSLNSNIIGRLSFYFVTFNILLIPNMIKIIKDKNFKFIGVLACIILPLIQFLLSTPDGTLQIDNYKFYWD; from the coding sequence GTGATAGCATATCTTTTACTAATTTTACTTTGGATTTATTTTTATTTCATTTTAAGAGTTGTTAAAAGCAATGATCCACATAAGAGATTTTATGAGGCGCTTCTATACGGATTCTCTTTGTTTTTATTAATGGGATTGAGACATTCTACTGTTGGAAGTGATATTATGCAGTATCTTTCAACTTATAATAATTCGTCCTTTTATTCCTATTACGAGCTGCTAAAAAATTCTGAGTGGGGATTTGAAGCTTTTAACATCATCTTGAAAAATTTCTATATTAATGAACAGGGATATTTATTGATAACAAGTTTCTTAATTGTATTAGCTTTTTCGGTATTTTATTTTAAGTATTCAAAATATATTTTTTTAAGTTTTTTTTTACACCTAACTATAGGTCTTTTTACAATGTCAATGTCCGGCATACGGCAAACTTTAGCAGTGGGAATTATTCTATTTGCTTTTCAATATATTATTAAGAAAAAATTTTTTATATTTTCATTTTTAATTCTTCTAGCCTTTACCTTTCATAATTCAGCTATTGTTTTTTTTCCAGTTTACTTTTTAAGAAATATCGTAATTAATCGAAAAAATGGAAGTGTTATTTTAGGTATTGTAATTTCAACTTTGCTATTTAGAGAAAATTTAACTCCTTTAATTGAATTTTTCATGCCTGAGCGATATACAGCAAGATATGATGTACTATCTGAAGCATACCCTGTTAACCCAATGATTGTATTAATAGCTATCTTAATTCCGCTAGTATGTTTAATACTATGGGAGAATGTAAAGAATCTAAAAGAAAAAGAACGAAAAATATATTCTCTTCTATTTTTGCTATCATGTTTAAATGCATTTACTGTCATTTTATCGTTGAATTCAAATATTATAGGTAGATTATCTTTCTATTTTGTTACTTTTAATATATTGCTTATACCAAATATGATAAAAATTATAAAAGATAAAAATTTTAAATTTATAGGTGTTTTGGCTTGCATCATTTTACCTTTAATTCAATTCCTTTTATCGACTCCTGACGGGACTTTACAAATTGACAATTACAAATTTTATTGGGATTAA
- a CDS encoding glycosyltransferase family 4 protein translates to MKVLWVTNHYLPDLAEFLKEKKSFSGSWLVQTVKELSKSENIEIHVLCPSKKKFLQNININGIVYHTIPTSNKDKFFKPTTSYIFCMNNIIKNIKPDIIHLHGSEFAYSQAYLEIENIPVILSIQGLISQVNKKQYYFGGIEFSKFKRVILPNEILKFFPLFLRYKRNKYRSHSEIQQLKSSKYVIGRTEWDKAHTFFYNSNVNYFSIQEIIRDSFFNNRWKIDNVDRITLFCAGGYANPIKGAHKIIECAALLVNDFPSLKLRIVGSDLGKTKNLTGYNKYLHDLISSLGLWERISFTGNLNEESMQQEFLKAHVYVLGSSIENSSNTLGEAMVIGTPIVTSYVGGISSLVSDEKEALFYRFGDIEQMAWQIKRILKSDELATNLSEGAMQRARIQYSKEKIINEIISTYKNVIEVHAITKLKENILM, encoded by the coding sequence ATGAAAGTGTTATGGGTTACTAACCATTATTTGCCAGATTTAGCTGAGTTTTTAAAAGAAAAAAAATCGTTTAGCGGCTCTTGGCTAGTTCAAACTGTTAAAGAGCTTTCAAAAAGTGAAAATATTGAAATTCATGTACTATGTCCGTCTAAAAAAAAATTTTTACAAAATATTAATATCAATGGGATTGTATATCACACTATTCCGACTAGTAATAAAGACAAGTTTTTTAAACCTACCACTTCCTATATATTTTGTATGAATAATATTATAAAAAACATAAAACCAGATATTATCCATCTTCATGGAAGTGAGTTTGCATATAGTCAAGCTTATTTAGAAATAGAGAACATACCAGTAATTCTTTCAATTCAAGGACTTATTTCTCAAGTGAATAAGAAGCAGTATTATTTTGGGGGTATAGAGTTTTCTAAATTCAAAAGAGTTATTCTACCAAATGAAATTTTGAAATTTTTCCCGCTTTTTTTAAGATATAAAAGAAATAAGTATCGATCACATTCAGAAATTCAGCAACTGAAATCAAGTAAGTATGTAATTGGTAGAACCGAATGGGACAAAGCCCATACTTTTTTTTACAATTCTAATGTTAATTATTTTTCAATTCAAGAAATTATAAGAGATTCATTTTTTAATAATAGATGGAAAATAGATAATGTAGACAGAATCACATTGTTTTGCGCTGGAGGATACGCCAATCCGATTAAAGGAGCACATAAAATAATAGAATGTGCAGCTTTACTAGTAAATGATTTTCCAAGTTTAAAACTTCGAATAGTTGGTTCAGATCTTGGGAAAACTAAAAATCTTACTGGTTACAATAAGTATTTACATGATTTAATCTCTTCACTTGGTTTATGGGAGAGAATTAGTTTTACCGGCAACTTAAACGAAGAGAGTATGCAACAAGAGTTCTTAAAGGCACATGTATATGTCTTAGGTTCAAGTATTGAAAACAGTTCTAACACTTTAGGAGAAGCTATGGTCATTGGAACTCCTATTGTCACATCTTACGTAGGAGGTATTTCTAGCTTAGTTAGTGATGAAAAAGAGGCGCTATTTTATCGTTTTGGAGATATAGAACAAATGGCTTGGCAAATAAAAAGAATTCTAAAGAGTGATGAATTAGCCACAAATTTAAGCGAAGGTGCTATGCAGCGTGCTCGTATTCAGTATTCTAAAGAAAAGATAATAAATGAAATTATAAGTACATATAAAAACGTGATTGAAGTACATGCAATTACTAAGTTAAAGGAGAACATATTAATGTGA
- the wecB gene encoding non-hydrolyzing UDP-N-acetylglucosamine 2-epimerase: MKKLKVMTVVGTRPEIIRLSAVINKLEESNAIEHILVHTGQNYDYELNEVFFEDFNLRKPDYFLNAANGTAVETIGNILVKIDPILEEVNPEALLVLGDTNSCLCAIAAKRRQIPIFHMEAGNRCFDQRVPEETNRKIVDHTADINLTYSDIAREYLLREGLPADRIIKTGSPMFEVLNSRKGDIEKSNIVEKLNLEKDKYFVVSAHREENISSEKNFLDLCDSLNAIAEKYEMPIIMSTHPRTQKMIDAKGIKFNSLIKTMKPLGFNDYVKLQMKSKAVLSDSGTISEESSILGFRALNIRQAHERPEAMEEASVMMVGLGKERVLQGLEILETQKEYSLRKVEDYSMTNVSEKILRIIISYTDYINKNVWKKDLNRK, encoded by the coding sequence ATGAAGAAATTAAAAGTAATGACTGTTGTAGGTACCAGACCAGAAATTATCAGACTATCAGCAGTCATTAACAAATTAGAAGAATCAAATGCAATAGAACATATACTTGTACATACAGGCCAGAATTACGACTACGAATTAAACGAAGTGTTCTTCGAAGATTTTAATCTCAGAAAGCCGGACTACTTTTTAAATGCTGCAAACGGCACTGCTGTTGAAACTATTGGCAATATCCTCGTAAAAATTGATCCGATTTTAGAAGAAGTTAATCCAGAAGCATTGCTTGTTCTAGGAGACACAAACAGCTGCCTATGTGCCATTGCAGCGAAAAGAAGACAAATTCCGATCTTCCATATGGAAGCGGGAAATCGCTGCTTTGATCAGCGTGTTCCAGAAGAAACGAACCGGAAAATTGTTGATCATACAGCGGATATCAATCTAACATACAGTGATATCGCTAGAGAATATCTATTAAGAGAAGGGTTGCCAGCAGATCGTATCATTAAAACGGGTAGCCCTATGTTTGAAGTTCTCAATTCGAGAAAAGGGGATATTGAGAAATCAAATATTGTTGAAAAGCTGAATCTTGAAAAAGATAAGTATTTCGTCGTATCAGCGCATCGAGAAGAAAATATTAGCTCTGAAAAGAACTTCTTGGATCTATGTGATAGTTTAAATGCGATTGCAGAAAAGTACGAAATGCCAATAATTATGAGTACTCATCCTAGAACACAAAAAATGATTGATGCAAAAGGTATTAAGTTTAATTCATTGATCAAAACGATGAAGCCTTTAGGGTTTAATGATTATGTGAAATTGCAAATGAAATCAAAAGCTGTTCTTAGTGATAGTGGAACAATTAGTGAAGAGTCTTCTATTCTTGGGTTTAGGGCGCTTAATATTAGACAGGCTCATGAGCGCCCAGAGGCGATGGAAGAGGCTTCTGTGATGATGGTTGGGTTGGGGAAAGAAAGAGTATTACAGGGATTAGAGATTTTAGAGACTCAAAAAGAATATTCTTTGAGAAAAGTTGAAGATTATAGCATGACTAACGTTTCAGAAAAAATTCTAAGAATAATTATTTCTTATACAGATTATATTAATAAAAATGTATGGAAAAAAGATTTAAATAGAAAATAA
- a CDS encoding capsular polysaccharide biosynthesis protein CapF yields the protein MTKVLVTGANGFVGKNLVAELRNQGCEELYLFNRENSLEDLEEFTKDCDFVFHLAGVNRPLNESEFMEGNQGLTSQLLQLLVKNDNKTPVLMTSSIQAEKENPYGKSKKAGEDELFAYAKETGANVFVYRLPNLFGKWSKPNYNTVVATYCYNIARDLDIQLNNPEALLELAYIDDVLEEFLRALKGSPTTNDNLCVVPVTHKLKLGDLAERLRSFKESRSSLAVPTMSDELTKKLYSTYLSFLPEDNFSYELKMNVDNRGSFTEFLRTPDRGQVSVNISKPGITKGNHWHHTKNEKFLVVSGQGLIRFRNIDSKEIIEYYVNGDKLQVVDIPTGYTHSIVNVGETDLVTVMWVNESFDPEKPDTHYLEV from the coding sequence ATGACAAAAGTTTTAGTGACAGGTGCCAATGGATTTGTCGGTAAAAACTTGGTTGCAGAGTTAAGAAATCAAGGGTGCGAAGAGTTGTATCTATTCAATAGAGAGAACTCTTTAGAGGACCTTGAAGAATTTACGAAAGACTGTGACTTCGTATTTCATTTAGCTGGTGTTAACAGGCCGCTAAATGAAAGTGAATTCATGGAAGGCAATCAAGGATTAACTTCCCAGTTACTTCAGCTGCTAGTGAAAAATGATAATAAAACTCCTGTACTGATGACCTCTTCCATTCAGGCTGAAAAAGAAAACCCTTATGGCAAGAGCAAGAAAGCTGGGGAAGACGAATTGTTTGCCTATGCTAAAGAGACTGGCGCTAATGTATTCGTTTATCGGTTGCCAAACCTGTTCGGCAAATGGAGTAAACCAAATTACAATACTGTAGTAGCTACTTATTGCTATAACATAGCGAGAGATTTAGATATTCAGTTAAACAATCCTGAAGCGCTTCTTGAGCTGGCTTATATTGATGATGTGCTTGAAGAGTTTTTGAGAGCTTTAAAAGGAAGCCCAACTACTAACGATAATCTTTGTGTTGTACCAGTCACCCACAAGCTTAAGTTAGGTGACTTGGCTGAACGCTTAAGAAGCTTTAAAGAAAGCAGGAGCTCATTAGCAGTGCCAACAATGAGCGATGAATTGACAAAGAAATTGTATAGTACATATCTTAGCTTCTTGCCTGAAGATAACTTTTCATACGAATTGAAAATGAATGTCGATAACAGAGGTTCCTTTACTGAATTTCTTCGTACACCAGATCGCGGCCAGGTTTCGGTTAACATTTCTAAACCTGGTATCACTAAAGGTAATCATTGGCATCATACAAAAAACGAGAAATTTTTAGTAGTAAGTGGCCAAGGATTAATTAGATTCAGAAATATCGATTCAAAAGAGATTATCGAATATTACGTGAATGGCGACAAGCTGCAGGTAGTCGATATTCCAACAGGCTATACGCATTCGATTGTGAATGTAGGCGAAACAGACTTGGTTACAGTGATGTGGGTAAATGAAAGCTTTGATCCAGAGAAGCCAGACACCCATTATTTGGAGGTATGA
- a CDS encoding nucleoside-diphosphate sugar epimerase/dehydratase yields the protein MFRDKTLLITGGTGSFGNAVLKRFLDTDIKEIRIFSRDEKKQEDIRKQLNNKKVKYYIGDVRDVNSINTAMNNVDYVFHAAALKQVPSCEFFPMEAVKTNVLGTENVLNSAIQHNVKNVICLSTDKAVYPINAMGISKAMMEKVTVAKSRTVDIEDTTISGTRYGNVMASRGSVIPLFIEQIKAGKPLTITDPEMTRYLMSLDDAVELVLFAFKNANQGDIFVQKAPASTIGDLAQAVKELFKADNPIEVIGTRHGEKLYETLLTREEMAVATDMGGYYRIPADNRDLNYNKYFTEGEEEISEGWEYNSHNTHRLSIQEIKDLLLTLDAVTEELEKMGVTQ from the coding sequence ATGTTTCGGGATAAAACATTATTAATAACTGGTGGTACAGGTTCTTTCGGGAATGCTGTGTTAAAAAGATTTTTAGATACAGACATAAAAGAGATCCGTATTTTTTCAAGAGATGAAAAAAAACAAGAAGATATTAGAAAGCAATTAAATAATAAAAAGGTTAAATATTATATTGGTGATGTCCGAGACGTAAACAGTATTAATACAGCAATGAACAATGTGGATTATGTATTTCATGCCGCTGCATTAAAGCAAGTTCCTTCTTGTGAATTTTTCCCGATGGAAGCTGTTAAAACAAATGTGCTAGGGACTGAAAATGTTCTTAACTCTGCTATCCAACATAATGTAAAAAATGTTATTTGCCTTTCTACTGATAAAGCAGTATACCCAATCAACGCAATGGGAATTTCCAAAGCGATGATGGAGAAAGTTACTGTTGCAAAATCGCGTACAGTAGATATTGAAGATACGACAATCAGCGGTACACGGTACGGCAATGTGATGGCTTCACGCGGATCGGTTATTCCTCTTTTTATCGAGCAAATCAAAGCTGGAAAACCTTTAACAATCACAGACCCTGAAATGACACGCTATCTAATGTCATTAGATGACGCTGTTGAATTGGTTTTGTTTGCTTTTAAAAATGCAAATCAAGGAGATATTTTTGTTCAAAAAGCTCCTGCTTCAACTATTGGGGATCTTGCTCAAGCGGTTAAAGAACTTTTCAAAGCAGACAATCCGATAGAAGTAATCGGGACTCGCCATGGTGAAAAACTTTATGAAACACTTTTAACAAGAGAAGAAATGGCAGTGGCTACAGACATGGGAGGATACTACCGTATTCCGGCTGATAACCGTGACCTTAACTATAATAAGTACTTTACTGAAGGTGAAGAAGAAATCTCAGAAGGCTGGGAGTATAACTCACATAATACTCATCGTTTGTCTATTCAAGAAATTAAAGATTTATTACTAACATTGGATGCAGTAACAGAAGAATTAGAAAAAATGGGTGTTACTCAATGA